The genomic region CCGCGCGAGCGCCAGGTCCCCGGCGAAGCAGTGGAACGTCCCGCCGGCCGGGGGAGGGCCCTCTTGCTCGAGGATCTCCGCGACCCGCTCGCCCGCCTTCCTGTGATGGAGCACCATCGGCTTGCCCGACTTCTTGGAGAGGGCGATGTGCCTTCTCAGGAATTCCTCCTGCACCGGGGCGGGTGCATTCTCGGGCCAGTGGGCATCGAGGCCGGTCTCCCCGATCGCGACCACCTCGGGCTCCGACGCCAGGGCCTCGATCTCGTCCATCTCGGCCATCCTCGCCGCGCTGACGTCACAGGGGTGAAAGCCCACCGCAGCCTTGACCCCCTGGAGCCGCCGGGCGAGGTCGATCGCCGCGCGGCTCGACGCGGCGTCGGTCCCTGCCTCGATAACGAGCAGAACACCGGCTGCGCGTCCGCGCGCCAAAACTTGGTCCCGGTCGGCGTCGAACTCCGGCCTGCCCAGGTGGGCGTGGCTGTCGATCATCGCTCGATGCGGGGGAAGAGCGGCTGCGACTCGCCCAGGACCGTCCCGGCCGGCGGGGGTGGCAGGAGCGCCCCGTCCGCGGGGAACCGGGCCTGCTCGAGGGCGGGCGTCAGTCGGAGCGTCTCCCAGACCACGTGGGCTTTAGCCGGCATGATTGGGTAGAGAAGCAGGGCCGTGTGCTGGAGGGCCACCGCGAGGGAGCCCAGGAGCCGGTCGAGGTCCGCCGCGCGCGCGGGATCCTTCGCCAGATTCCACGGCGCCCGTTCCTCGACCAGCCGGTTCGCCCGGCGGATGATCTCCCAGGCCGCCTCGATCCCGCCTTCCAGCTCGTAGCGGTCGACCGCGGCCCGGTAGTTCCGGATCGCGCCCGCGATCACCGAGGTCAAATCCTCCTCGGCCGCTCCGGGCGCGAGCTTTCCGGCCCGATACCGATGGACCATCGAGATCGTCCGCGTGAAGAGATTGCCCCAGTCGTTGGCCAGATCGGAGTTGTAGCGCTGGATGAAGAGGTCCCACGTGAAGTCGCCGTCCCGTGAGAGCGGAACCTCTTTTAGAAGGTAGTACCGCAGAGAGTCGGCTCCCCATCGATCGGCGACCTCGAGCGGATTGACGATGTTCCCGAGCGACTTGGAGAGCTTCTCCCCCTGGAAGTGGACCCACCCGTGGCCCAGGACGGAATGGGGGAGCGGGACGCCCGCGCTCATCAGCATCGCGGGCCAGATCACGCAGTGGAACCGGGTGATGTCCTTTCCAATCACGTGAAGATCGGCCGGCCAGTAGCGGGAGAAGAGCCCGTTCGACTCCGGGTAGCCGACGCCCGAGATGTAGTTGATCAGCGCGTCGAACCAGACGTAGACGGTCTGGCCCGAATCGATCGGGAACGGAATCCCCCAAGCGCCGGAGGAGCGTGAGACCGAGATGTCCTCCAGACCGCCCTCGATCACGTTCACGATCTCGTTGCGTCGGATTTCAGGGATGATGAACTCTGGATGCTCCCGGATGTGTCGCAGTAGCGGCGGGCCGTACTTCGAGAGCTTGAAGAAGTAGTTGTCCTCGCTCAGCCGCTCGAGGACGGTCTGGTGGATGGGGCATTTCTTGTCGACCAGGTCCTTCTCGGGATAGAAGCGCTCGCACCCGACGCAGTAGTAGCCCTCGTACTTTCCTTTATAGATGTCCCCCGCGGCCGCGATTTTCTCGAAGAGCGCCTGCACGCCGCGGATGTGGCGCGGCTCGGTCGTGCGGATGAAGTCGTCGTAGGAGATATCGAGCCGCTTCCAGACGTCCCGAAAGACGACCTCCATCCGGTCGCAATATTCCTTGGGATCGAGCCCCTGCTCGCGCGCCGCCTTCACGACGTTCGTCGAGTGCTCGTCATTCCCCATCAGGAAGCGGGTGTCGAAGCCCGCGAGGCGCTTGTATCGCGCGATCGCGTCCGCCGCGATCTTCTCGTACGCGGTCCCGACGTGCGGGATGTTGTTCACGTAGTCGATCGCGGTCGTCAGGTAGAACTTGGGCATCAATTCTCCGAGGGGGACCGCGGCGGCTTGGGTCCGCGCGCCGGATTCTCTCCGTCCCCGGGCTTTGTCCCCCGGGAGGCACACTCGGATTTGTCGCATCCCTTTCTGCGGTCCCGGCTCGGACCGACGATCTTCGTACCCGCCGGGAGAGCCGAGAGCTCGACCGACGACTCCTTGCCACCCTCGTCGGTGAGATGAAGCGTGCGGTAGAAGATGTCGACGCGTCGGACCTCCCATTCGCCGTCCGGAAGCGTGAGCTTGCTCCCGATCTTGGGGAATTCGCGCGCCGCCTCCTTGTAGAAGTCGAGCTCGTAGCGGAGGCAGCACTTGAGGCGCCCGCAAGCGCCCGAGATCTTGGAGGGGCTGGGAGAGAGTCCCTGGTCTTTCGCCATCTTGAGCGTGATCGGCTCGAATTCCCGGAGCCACGTGGCGCAGCAGAGCTCGCGGCCACACGTTCCGACCCCGCCGATCCGGCCCGCTTCGTCGCGCACGCCGATCTGGCGGAGCTCGATCCTCGTGCGGAACGCCGAGGCCAGGTCCTTCACCAGGTCGCGGAAGTCGACGCGCTTCTCCGCGGTGAAGAAGAAGGTGACGCGGTTTCCGTCCAGCTGGTACTCGCAGTCGACCAGCTTCATCTCGACGTCGCGGTGGACGATCCGGTCCTTGCAGATCCCGAAGGCGCGCTCTTCCTTGGCGCGATTTCGCTCGTGTAGCTCCAGATCCTCCGCGCGGGCGACGCGCAGGATCTGCTTGAGGGATCCCTGGAGATGAGTCCGCTTCACCCACTCGCTCGTATGGTGCACGCGGCCCAGATCCTCGCCGCGCTCGGCCTGAACCACGACGTAGTCCCCTTCGTGGACCGGGAGCTCCCGTGGGTTCGCATAGTGCGCGCGGCGGCGCCCCTTGAAAATGATCTCGATGACTTCAGCGGCTTCGGCGACTGCCGTCTTCGTATCAGCCATGACGGATCCCCGCTCGCGCGGGTCCTCCTGCAAAGGTTTCGACGGGGCCCAGCCCCATTCGGTACTGGGCGGACGCGACCGCGTAGGCGGCGGTCACGTTGGATTGAACTGCGGCGGCGATCTCCTCGAGGATGCGGACCCGCCGCGTCAGCGCGGTGAGCGAGAGCTCTTTGGCATCGGCCCCGATCTCGCGCCTCAGATCCTCGTGCGCGAGCGGGGTGCTATCGCCCATGACCTTCCACCGCATCGCGTCGCGGTAGTAGTAGAGCGCGAGCGACACTGTGGAGAGAAATCGCCCGCGGTCGCGCTCGATCCGGGCGCGCCGAAGCGGTCCCAGGACGGCGGCCGTCTTGGGTCGCACGAAAAGCTCGAGCGCGGCGGAGCGCAGTCGCGCGAATTCCGATTCGCCCGGCGCCTCCTTCCCCGCGGCGTCGATCGGCGCCTCGAGGAGCGCGAGCGCCCGCCCCAGGCTCCCCTGCGCCGTCGTGGCCAGGAGCCGGGCCGTGGGCTTGGGGACTCCGCGCGATTCGACGAGCGCCGAGGCGATGAAGTCGGTCGGCAGCGGGCGGAACCGCACGTGGAGGCAGCGGGAGGCGATCGTCGGGAGGAGCGACCGGACCCGCCGCGCGCAAAGGATCAGTACCCGGCGCGGCTGCGGCTCCTCGAGGATTTTCAAGAAGGCGTGGGCCGCGGGGCCTGTGATCGCCTCGGCGCCCTTCACAATGAGGACCTTGGCGCCTCCCTCCCGCTGAGCCGTCAGGGAGAGGAACTGCTTGGCCCGCGCCAGATCATCCACCGAGAGGACCGGGGGACGGGAGAAGATCGGAACGAAGTAGGGCTCGCTCGCCATCCGCGCGAGGACGGCGGCCCGGGCCTCCGAGCGTGTCTCCTCGGCCTGCCGCTCCGTCCGTCCCTCGGTCCGGAAGGTCGGCAGAGGCAGGAGAAGCTCAAGGTCGGGATGGCGAAGCTCGCGGACGCTCCGGCAGGAGGAGCACGTACCGCAGGCGCTGCCGTCGGGGAGCGGAGTCTCGCAAAGCAGGGATTGGGCGAAAAGGAGGGCTGCCTTCGTCTTCCCGACCCCGGACGGGCCGTGGAAGAGGTAGGCGTGTCCGATGTGCCGCGATTTAAGGGCGGCGCGGAGAAGCGCGAGCGCTTCGTCCTGGCCGCGCAGGGTACCTTCGGTCATGGAGAATACGGCTCAACGGAACCACTCGAGCGGATTCAATGCCTCCCGCCCTTTGCGGATCTCGAAGTGGAGCGCCGTACCTATGGTGGAGCCGGTGTCGCCTACCCGGCCGATGATCTCTCCGGCGGCCACCTCCTTACCGACGGTGACGCCGATCTCGGAGGCATGGGCGTAAAGCGTGTAGAAACCGCCGCCGTGGTTGATGATAACACACTTGCCGTAGCCCTCGAGCCAGTTGACGTAGTCGACCCTCCCTCTGGCCACAGCGGCGATCGGGGTCCCGAACGTCGACGCGATGTCGATGCCGCTATTGAAGGTAGTCGTGTTGAACCGGGGGTTGGTCTGGTTCCCGAACGACCGCGCGACCCTCCCGTTCACCGGCCACGGGAGGCGGCCCCGGTTCCTCCCGAAGTCGCCTAGCAGCACCGGCTCGGTGCCGGGCGCCCCCCGCTCGGCGGCCAGGCGGCGCTTCTCAAGCTGGTCGATCAGGCCGCGAATCCGCTTGCTCGCCGATTCCAGCTCCTGCGAGGCCTGCTCGTTCGACTTCGCGTCCGAGCGGATCTTCTTGAGGAGGTTTCTCCGCGCGCCCGTGAGCTGGCTCAACGCAATCCGCTCCCGGTCGGTCTCCGCCTTCAGGCGGTCGAGCTCGCGCTTCCTGGATTCGAGGTGCGTCTTCGTGTCCTGTACCTGCGTGCGGCGGGCCTCCGTGAGCAGCATCTGGCCCCGGTCCTCCTGGGCGATCTTGGCCAGGTAGTACGTCCGCGACATGAGGTCGCCGAAGGAACGGGCCGAAAGGACGTACTCCAGATCGGCGCTTCGACCCCGTTTATAGATTTCCCGGACGCGCCAGGCCAGGCGGCGCCGGTCGGAGTCGAGCTGAACCCCTGTGCGCGCGAGCTCCGATGTGGCGTCGCCGAGGTTGGCGGAGACCGTACGGCGCCTGCGCTCGAGCGCGTTCAGGTAGGCCGTCGTGAGCTGGAGGCTCTTCTCGGTCTCGCGGAGCTGGCCGAGGAGGCTCTTCTCCCTGCCCTGGAGCTCCTTCGAGATCACCCTGCGCTCGTCGAGCTGCTTGCGGAGCGATTCGAGCTCCCGGCGCTGCGATTCGATCTCGACGTCGGCCTGGTTGGCGGCGCGTGGAGCGCGGGGTGACACGGTGTCGGCGGGGGCGGCGGGCTCCTGGCCCCATGCCGTCCCCGCGGCCAGAAGGAGGGTGGCGGCGGCCAGTCGAAGGCCCACAGTCCCCCGCGTCGCTAGAGCAGCCATTTCCTTGGAAGGGTCGCGACCGCGATCCAGCTCCCGATCAGACCCAGTAGTCCGCTCACCCCCACGAAGCAGAGCAATGCGATCGGCGGCAGGAACTGAAGGCGGAACACGCCCTCGGCGAGCTGGTCGTTCAGCGCCCGGGCCATGGCGATCGTGAGCACCGAGGAGACTGCGGCGAGGGCGAATCCCTCGAGCAAGTAGGGGGCCTCGTTGAAAAGGAACCCCCCGCCGAGCGATCGGACGAGATGGATCGAGTCGAGCCGTGTTTGAACCGAGAGCCGCGTGGTCGCTCCCACGACGAAGAGGACCCCGAGGAGCACGATCATTCCGAGCGCGGCGCCGATCCGCCGCAGCGTGCCGACCACCTGCTCCGCGCGAAGCACCCACTCCCCGGCGTAGCGGACATCCTCGACGTGCGGGACCGTCTCCGCCGCGCGCGCGATCGAGCGCACGCCTTCCGCCGTCCGGTACCCCTCGCCCGGGCGAAGGACGTAGGAGGCAGGGAGCGGATTCGAGCCCACCGCCTGGACCAGCGCCTCGTCGGTGATGTCCTGGCGGAACGACTCCCACGCCTCGTCCTTGCTCACGTAGCGGACGCTGTCCACGCCCTCGATCGAGCGGAGCGCCGCGGCAACCGTGGCGAGGTCGGCGCGCGAGAGGCCCTCGTTCAGGAATACCGAGACCTCCTCCCGCGACTCCAGATGAGACGTGTATTGGTCGACGCTCTGCAGAACCATGAGGAAGAGCAGGAAAATGAGGAGGATGGACGCCATCGAGATCACGCTCGTGATGCAGAGCGCGCGGTGGCGGGCCAACCCGCGCCAGAGCTCGCGCAGGACATATCGAGTGGCGCCGCCGGTGCTCATGGCTCGCCTTCCGGCTGATCGGAGCGGAGCATCCCGCGCTCGAGGCGGATCGCCCGCCCGGGGTGTCGCCGCACCCAGTCCTCCGCGTGCGTCGCGACCGCGACCAGCGTGCCGCGCCGGCCGATTTCCCGGAGGAGGGCGAAGATCTGTCCCGCGGCGGCCGGATCGAGATTCCCGGTCGGCTCGTCGGCGATCAGGATCCTCGGATGGCGCGCCATCGCGCGCGCGAGGGCGAC from Candidatus Eisenbacteria bacterium harbors:
- a CDS encoding stage 0 sporulation family protein, which produces MADTKTAVAEAAEVIEIIFKGRRRAHYANPRELPVHEGDYVVVQAERGEDLGRVHHTSEWVKRTHLQGSLKQILRVARAEDLELHERNRAKEERAFGICKDRIVHRDVEMKLVDCEYQLDGNRVTFFFTAEKRVDFRDLVKDLASAFRTRIELRQIGVRDEAGRIGGVGTCGRELCCATWLREFEPITLKMAKDQGLSPSPSKISGACGRLKCCLRYELDFYKEAAREFPKIGSKLTLPDGEWEVRRVDIFYRTLHLTDEGGKESSVELSALPAGTKIVGPSRDRRKGCDKSECASRGTKPGDGENPARGPKPPRSPSEN
- the metG gene encoding methionine--tRNA ligase, producing MGGPTRRHLLPHASSHRRGWQGVVGRALGSPGGYEDRRSEPGPQKGMRQIRVCLPGDKARGRRESGARTQAAAVPLGELMPKFYLTTAIDYVNNIPHVGTAYEKIAADAIARYKRLAGFDTRFLMGNDEHSTNVVKAAREQGLDPKEYCDRMEVVFRDVWKRLDISYDDFIRTTEPRHIRGVQALFEKIAAAGDIYKGKYEGYYCVGCERFYPEKDLVDKKCPIHQTVLERLSEDNYFFKLSKYGPPLLRHIREHPEFIIPEIRRNEIVNVIEGGLEDISVSRSSGAWGIPFPIDSGQTVYVWFDALINYISGVGYPESNGLFSRYWPADLHVIGKDITRFHCVIWPAMLMSAGVPLPHSVLGHGWVHFQGEKLSKSLGNIVNPLEVADRWGADSLRYYLLKEVPLSRDGDFTWDLFIQRYNSDLANDWGNLFTRTISMVHRYRAGKLAPGAAEEDLTSVIAGAIRNYRAAVDRYELEGGIEAAWEIIRRANRLVEERAPWNLAKDPARAADLDRLLGSLAVALQHTALLLYPIMPAKAHVVWETLRLTPALEQARFPADGALLPPPPAGTVLGESQPLFPRIER
- a CDS encoding TatD family deoxyribonuclease, yielding MIDSHAHLGRPEFDADRDQVLARGRAAGVLLVIEAGTDAASSRAAIDLARRLQGVKAAVGFHPCDVSAARMAEMDEIEALASEPEVVAIGETGLDAHWPENAPAPVQEEFLRRHIALSKKSGKPMVLHHRKAGERVAEILEQEGPPPAGGTFHCFAGDLALARRVIAMGFKVGIGGSATFRKSPLPDLLREIDLGQVVLETDSPYLAPMPHRGKRNEPAYLALVRDQVAGSLGIAPDALEKATDASARALFRL